The sequence below is a genomic window from Silene latifolia isolate original U9 population chromosome 7, ASM4854445v1, whole genome shotgun sequence.
TGGTTACATTTCATTTGAGTGAGTACATCATGCAAGATCAACAAAACCATAACACACATATAATCATGCAACATTTCACTTCACGTTTCCCGACTCAAAACCACCTAcatagtgaccaaccgaaacaataggatATAGTTTTGAAATAGGGgatcctactcacccaaaaccgacctcctattgtactcatgtcgggttaaTTTTTTAGACACTCCTAGATTCATTatagttcattggtttaggttccaaaatcgttgctctgatatcactttgtaacacccccttcttactcggccaaggtaattagggaatgttaccgtctcggttttccgaggcagtgaaatcggaattacaattaagaaactctttatgtaaacaacaagtttagtgattacatagacgtaaacaaatgaataaatgaaatacaacttgtTTATGACTATATCATCCACCTAGTGgctatgtactcgactccaaagtccgTAGCACGGCTTGAATCTTGATCATGTAAACAAGCAACACGTGTactcaaccaactccccatatgatcggaaatatcatatggatcgacacaggccaccccgcaaatatgtgacaattacacagacacacaacacgttagtttcaataaataaagtgcgacacgacacaaagtgtgtgagtatgcaacatgactatgatatgaatgagacgttatcaaacaaccaccacgccggtaccgggacacgcccggACGTACCCAAAATCACttgtgccagggacacgcccacgacaccacaccacACAAACAgggaccgggacacgcccagacgtaccaggCACCTGAAGCCAACCGAGTCCCctaccagacgtcgtgtctcaactacaCGAGTCTCTCCGTACTCATTattttaatgtgcacatccctcttggagtgggaagctccaagaggcgactagaacgtgagacggtctcccaaccgcctcacgtctcctcaacaacaagtaaCCAACACAAACCGTCATATCCTCCAATAAACGTGACAAACACCATAAATGTAAGGTACCATACAACATGCCAATTAGTGATTCATCATGATGCACATTCCCAAATACGATATGCAATACGTCTCATACAATGCAAGTAATGACAAATGACCCACTAACAAACATATAcattattgaaactgagtaggataaacctacctatTAGCATACTCCGTAAGCAATCTGAATAATAATACTCTTCCACAAAATCgtcacataaataaaataattaaaatatatttaattactaactaatcttattactaatataattatataatttaatatacttaaattcaaaatcccgactcgaacccattatttaataattaaatcCCGACTCACTCACACCCGTCCTCCCTCCTTAACCACAACAACCAACACCTCCgctgccaccgtggaccaccaccaccagccGTGGTGGACCACGGCCAGCAGCCCCAATAACTCGCAACCACCAGCACAACACACCAACCTACATGACACACACCCACACAAAGCATCACCAAACTCCACTAACACAGCCACCCCTCGCTGGCGTCGGCCAGCGGCCACTACTACGGTGGACCCAGTAGCCAGCCACCATGCCGGCGGTAGCCACTAGCAACAACAATAACACCAACGACAATATacaatatacaacaacaacaacaacaacaacaacaactaagcACGACACCACTAACCCGTACACCCTCCACAAACACCCATTTATGACCACCTAACGCCACCCATTCCACCTCCCATGACCACCACCATAACCCCCTCTCAACCTATGGCATGACCACCTAAAGCCCAACCATGGTCAGTCACGGTTTGGGGTTAATAACCCATCTTAAAACGGtttcaaaacaacaacaaagccctAGATCTAGGTCGGTCAAACTTTATTTTGGCGGTCAACGGCGGTCCCGAGGATGGTCAAAGATGATTCGAGGTCAAGGCGGGTCAACggtataatttaattaatatataagctAGTATAAAACGgtcttaccttacgatctcgaggcggagggacaaaatctcatTTCTTCtaatttctctcttttctctcttaagTTTGTGTGGTGGAAAATGAAATGAGATAGGATAGAGTAGTGTGGTAGGTGGGGTATTaatttattattccgtctcacacATAATTCGTATaacaataaaaaatatataaTTATAGAATACGAGATATTACAGGTACTAAGTCGGCCAAGGGACTTGGCCAACCCATACGTGTCCGTATGCCCATTGTAAACCTCTTCACGAAGAAGATTGTGGGCTGTTCTATAGCCAAATTCAACATTATGGGCATCACATTCAATAAATCCTCTAACCCGAATGACCACCTCGCCTCATTCACGTGCCATAAGAGTACGCATCAGGCGTCACACGCTGTGTGGTGCAGAGTCCTCCCAACGATACAGATAGGGTTGGCTCAGCACTAGTTTCGCAACCCTCCACAAGGGTCAGTGGAATACTACCACACCCTTCGAGAGAGATTTCTATCTCACTATGCCGGTAACAAGCAAAAAGGGAAAGAAACAATAAAGCTGCTTCAAGTCAAGCAATGCGATGAAGAATCCCTACCTGACTATGTCAGGCGATTCGACCTCAAAACGCAATATATTAAGAGCTTGACAATTCCATGGCGGTCTTCACTTTCTCCCACGATTTATAGCCCGTACCGATGAAGAGCGAGATGATGCGAAAGCGACCAAAGACCATGCTCGAAGCAAGAACCATCTTTCAAAAGACTACATCCAAGAAGAGGATTACACCAAGATGTATGGAGAATCGGCCTCCAAAGTCGTGCTGACGATGATGAAGGACATGAAAGAAAGAACGACAACAGAAAAAAAAAAGCCTAAGTACACGAGAACAGCTGGGCTCGCTGAGAGAAACAAAAGCGTGGTTACCCCCACGCGAGTCATACGCGCACTCACCATAGCCCGAGTCAAAATCTACGCCATGACTAAGGATGACCCAAAATGGAAGAGATCGCCGAAGATGAACTTAGGCGGCGATAAGTCCAAGTATTGCGAATAAGACAAGCACGATGGGCATATAAATAAAAAATTGCCCACAACTGAAAGATGACATGATAGATCTTTTCAATCAAGGACATACTTCAAAAAATTCAAGTCCCACGCAACAACACATACCAGCGGCAGAACCGAAAAGCCGCAAAATCGACTATATAATGGTAAGTTTACATAATTTTACGTATTTTCTCATTTATGGAcggttttactctttcatggacattttttctttatttttccatAGTTAGCCCTTTGCCTAATTTTCTCcctcacaaaattaatcaaatccacAAATTTAATCAAATACCTCAAATTACACAATTATGAATGGTAATTCTCatatcgatcgagtaataattctaattcttaattttattaattatgtTATATAAAATTAAGGAATTGATTTAcactaattaaattagggtttgtttaaaCCGTCGATGGCGTTCGGAATGAGGGACGGCGGTCGTCGCCGACGTTGGGCAGAGGCACAACATCCGTCGGTTGTTTAGCGGTGACGTTGGTGGTGGCAGGGTAGTGGGTAAAGAGGGGTGTCCCTTTTTGGTTTGCAGTCGCTGACGAGTAACTCCTGCCTACTCTTTTCGGCCACTACAAGTAACTCATGGAGACTCTTTTAATAATCCAAAGGTACTTTACTGAAACAATGTAAGATTGTAAGTAATGTGGCAATTAGAAAAGTGGAGGACAACCAAAACCAAAAACGGCGGAAATTCCACAGCAGCatgttgacttttttttttttgtttttttttttgacaacaataaactGATATTAAACAAAAACAAAGTTTGTTACAGTACAAACTCCGGGATACCAGAGTTCTGCAGACTACTTAAAAACCAACGGACCATACTAACGTTACATGAACCCGAAACAGAAAAAGACAGACGACTCTTCTTGTAGGGAGGATGATAAAAGTCGTCGAAGTGGAATTGATATGTCCCCTTTCTTTTAGCCCTCCTAACTGCTGCAATCTCCTCGGTGTACCTGCAAAGACCAAGAGAAAAGTCGACAGAGACCGAAGATCTTTTCTTCATATGAATACTAGCTTGGGTCACATGACTTCGACGGGAGGGATAAGCCACCTTCCGCCGACAACTCTTGgtgttgttgttcttgttatcCCTGACCACAACAAACTGGAATTGAACCGCAGAAACCTTGCTAACTTGAGCGGAGTCCGATGAAACCCGCTTATTTTTAGCAATTTGTAAGACAACTTCCTCTTGAATCATAATGTCTTCGTGGGACTTCACATCTACCTGGATAATCACCTCCTCTTGAAATAACTGAACATTTTCGGAATGCTTGACATTAAGTGGCTTTAAAACGTTCTCCGACAAAGGAGAAGTGGTGGGAACTTCTGCTGGCCCTGAAATTTcttcatggggagttcccgtctGCATAGTTTTAGAGTTGAGGGTACGGACCCTCAAGTAAGACATGGACCGTGGGTGGTAGAAACCCAAATCTTTGCCATGTAATAAGTTTGCATAATCTTGAGATGATAGACTTAATCTATTGTGACGTCTCTTCTTGTTGGTGAAATGAAAATGAGATTGTTTTGAGCTAGCTGAGGAGGAAGAATTGTAACCAGCAGAATCGTTCAAGTCCTCGCACGGGGCACTGGTAGTCACAGAATCCATAGGTTCACTGCTACTCAAAGGATCCAATTGAGACGGTGAACTAACCTGGAATAACAAGGGCTTCTTTCCCTTCCGTTCTGTGCCAAGAGGGTCAAATGTAGAACCTTCTCGTTTCCCATTTAAGTTGATAGTAGAGCGGTCAACCACTAGTTGTAGCTCTCGGGAAATatctttgttatgaggattaagtGTAAGAGCACATTCAAAATCAGCAATGGCTTTCGAAAGGAGATTCAAATGTTTAAAAGCTAACCCCCTTCTATAAAGAGCTTTAACGTTTGACGGATCAACATACAGAATCAAATTACAATACCAGCAAACTTGTTCATAATCGGGGATCTTCAGATCTCAAGCAGCCAAATTTAAAAAGATGGAGAGGGCAAGAGAAGTTGCAGAAGTTTCATCGTAACTAGCAGGGGTACCCATAAGCAAGAGAAATTTAAGAGCAATTTTATAATGAAAGTACGCTAGAGGCAGAACACCCATTTTAAAGAACGTGTTCCCCTTATCCTTGAGAATGCCGACACTTTTAAACGAAGGTGCCCCACATTCCAAAACAGCTTGATTAAGAAGTTCATCCATCTCGGGACAATCATCCCCACAAAACATGTCTCGAAGACTCGCTAAAATTAATTGATATGTCATAGCTAAAAACAAGAAAAGCGAAATTTGAAGACTTAAGTATTAAGAAAACTAAGGAAGAAGGaaaagaggaaaagaaaaaaagaaaacttAGCAAAGAAGCAGTTAAGAAGAAGGCAAGACTGCTACAACCATGCCATCCACCGCAACACCGACCCAGACAATCCCCTCCGCCTAACTGGACCATGAAAGACAAAAGAATAAGCCACAACCGCAAACCACGACAAACACCGACTGTAGACTACACCCAGGAAAGACGAAACATACATGAGGACAAGCGCATCAGCTGCACCCACCCTTCACTCTTAATTATTACCACATACAAATTACCCAGAGCCGTCACAATAAACACCCACGCAGCAGACCGCCTCTAAACAGAGCCACCGAAAGCGTTAAATAACAAACTAAAGCAGCAAACAATCAACAATGAAACAATACTATGTGGCCAAAAGACACCTTGATGATGGACGATGAGAGATAACCTAACCACCGGCCAGGAAAACGACCTTATCAAACTTCTCAAAATGACAGAGGGTGGTGAACAAACTGGCGACACAACTGAAACTTTTAAAAATGGCGCTTTTAGAACCGAAACCGAGGATAGGCTGGAAAAAACGTAATCATCCAAGAGCAACAATTATAAGACGAAAAACGGCGGTTGAAAGAAGGTGGCTTAAAACGAAAACAAAGATAATCCATGGTCGAGAGTTAAGTAGCCGCCAGAGATTGGCCAAAGGACGGCCAATCTCCGGCGCTATCGGAGGGGAACGGGACGGTGGGGAGGATGGAGGTGGCAGCAGGACAAAGGAAAACTTAAAAGTGAAGAAAGGAAAGAAGGGAGAGTcagtttctctctctctctctctctaggaACTTTATTTAAACCTCACAAAAATAGGTGCTAGTAATATATAGCATGTTGACTTTCAAACACGCAAAACTGGCAATGTCAGGCAAATACAGGAAAAAATTGATCATATACCAGAAAATATTAAATTGAACAGAGGTCTAGGTGGATCTAAGACTAACACAGGGAAAGGGAGGCGGTGGAAATTAAGGAGAGAACTGGATAATACAGGAAAAAATTGATCATATACTAGAAAATATTAAATTGAACAGAGGTCTGGGTGGATCTAAGACTAACACAGGGAAAGGGAGGCGGTGGAAATTAAGGAGAGAACTGAATATAGAGAGAGAAAATTAAAAATTGGGGAGttggaaaaaaaaagagtttatcATCTCGGTTTTCGTTATTTATCATCTCGGTTAGTCCATAAGTTTACAATTTACAGCCTATTAAGTCCATTTTTACCAATTACCACCTAATTTTGAAGAAAATCTTCACAATCCACACCTTTTTTACATTATATTGACGGTTTTTGTTATTTATCATCTCGGTTTCGTATCATCGACTCTCGGTTATTTGCAATGACCAAACTATCCCTAATTATCATACACACACCTCCATCTAAGTGACTCGGTCATTATTATGTTCATCCTCACACATTCAACTCAAGTCACTTGTTTTCAACTCAATTAACTTCAACTGGGTAAAAGACTCTTTCTTTTATGTTCACCTGCATCAATCGACAACAGTCATCATCTCCATTAGAAATCCGGGCGATTGTTTATAACATTAGAACTTCCTAGTAGACGGAAATCAGCATTCATCTCCATTAATCGATAAGCTTGTATGTACAACCCATAAATCTGATcaattaaattaagcatgatttttttttacttgtgcATTTTCTTGAATCTTTGAAAATTATAAAGTTCCCATCTTTTCAAATTGGGTCTTCTGGATTTAAATTGAAATTAAGTTGGATAAATCCTAAAAAAATGAGAAGAAAGATAAACCCTTAGAAAAATTGTATTTATTGAGAAGAAAGATAAAACAAAGTAAACAATTGAAAACAAATATAAAGGGGTTCGAAAAGGAGGGAGGAGGGGGATTTGAAAATTGAGAACAAATTAGAACAAATACCTGATGATGCTGCCCAGAAATGAAGAATCTAGATACATAAGTGCAATGAGCAAAGTGACGAGATGGAGTTTGGGTTCTACAAAGTATATAATTTAGTTGTGTGTATGATAATTAGGGGTAGTTTGGTCATTGCAAATAGTCGAGAGTCGATACTACGTAACCTAGACGATAAATAACAAAAACCGTCAATATAATGCAAAATAGGTGTGGATTGTGAAGATTTTCTTCAAAATTAGGTGGTTATTGGTAAAAATGgacttaatactccctccgtaccagaccaatGGTTACACTTCCCTAATACGGTCGTACCACACAAATGATAACATACTATAAATGGGCTGTTTTTTTACAATAATACCCTTATATTCTCCTTATATTTACACAATGACCACTTACGGCCCACTCACCAACCCAATAATTTAATCCCTTATATTCACTTTACTTACCATCTTTGCCCCTACTTTTACTCTCTTTTATTAAATATCCCATTTTTTTACCATGTTActattggtgtggtatggagcaGTAGGTGGTAAATTataaacttatggactcaataggTGGTAAAAAGCAAAAAACTCTAAAAAAAAGGTAAAATGATCATTTTCGTCCATAAAAAAGTAAAACCCGTTTATGAATGGGCACCACCCTAATTGTAATGTCCCACTTACATTAGATTACCATTACACTTGGATCCttcttttattcttattatttatTAGTTGCCTAAAATTTTGCTCAAATGGAAACTGGAGGAAAGAAATGGGATCGAGTAATAATTATAGGAAAGATTTATTAACGAGAACAataaaaaaatgacaaaaacTTGTTTCTTTATCTCATGTTATAAGCTTGTGAAGGATTTTGTCCGTCACAATGAGAATGTGAAATTTGAGAACTTTGAGATCATAATTTTTCTTAAAAGGCACGATCGTtaccattttgttattttaagacAATTATACTCCGTATTTGATACATAAAATGATATAAATGCAAGTACAAAGAGATGATATTTAAATTGAGATCATCCAAAgacgttttattattattatatcattGCGAAACATAAATCAAGTAGCGGTAGCATGTGTAACTCTGAAACGCTCTTCAAGATAGTCAATAGCTCGAATTGGAGGAAACCTGCAATCATATATAGAATAGATTAAAATAATTTCATGACTTCAAATTTTGAGCAAGTCTTGTGTTGACACTTGACACTGTTGTAGGAAATGATAAAATATAATACTCGTAACATTCAACGAAATAtaataactttttttttcttttttagtacTTTAAATATAGCCTTAAGAcctgtattttttatttttctttttagaTACTTAATAAGTGACCTGTAAATTATTGTGAGACTGTCGGGTGTTATACACTTACCTTGAGGGATTTGAGTCGCTGCAACAAGTTTCTAGGCACTGAACCACAAACTCTTCGGGAGGATCTATGAAGAAAGGTGCCTATGTCACAAAAATAATTAAAAGTGTCAATTTTCCTAAAACTAAATATGAAAAAAGAAGAGACAAATAGAAACAAGGGAGTATTACCGAGTATCGTTCTTTTCCGTTTGGTTTCACTCTATGCAATGTTGATCTGCCAAAAGTTTAACATCCATGATAAGTTAGAATATATAATTTACCTATATAATTATACTCCTTCTTCCGGTCAATTATTATCTATTTTTGTTTTGGGTATATTAGCCACttgttttctatttttattttagtgAGTTGGCAAATCTACATGTAAAAGGGACCAGTAACATATAAAAAAAGCTCTTTAATTTACCTGAAAATGCCATTAGTCCACCTCTCCATCATGTCCCCAATGTTGACGATTAAGGCTCTGGAATTTCAATTTCATGTCAAAACGTGAGAGTTAAGTAGCAATAATAATGGTAAATTAAGACTTGCACTCACCCCTCAATATGAGGAACATCCTCCCATATACGTGGTTCTCGATCTCTTTCCCGGCAAACCTGCAATATTAACGAAATTAAGACCTTTGAATGAGCAATACGTAATGCTCCTTCCgtttcatttatttgtttacttttttttttttattctttatgaGGGATACTTTTAAGTCTTTAATTAAAGAAAACTAAATATTTGGGACGGATTGGATTATCTTAGGGAGTACTTTTAACTGTTCAAATCAGTTTTTAAGGACATAAACGAGAACATGCCTGTAATCCAGGAACACCATCAGTTGCTAGGAGAGCCATCATCCCGTAATCTGAATGCGCTGAAGCACCTAGTATGTCTTGGTCATTCGACCCACCCAAGTCACCTGAATCATCGTTTTGCTAATGTTATAAACTTATACGGAGTAATATAATTGACGGTTGAGGAAAAATATATTTCTCGAAGGAGTGTGTCCCTAGACCGTAGAGGAGACCTGGGTAACGAAGAAGGCGAAGGAATCCCATTGGCGAGTCCATAAATCCGTTTTCCTTGAGAAACACTTCATCCTGGTCTAAGGCCAGAGCAACCAACGACAACAAACTTCTTGCCGCCCTCCTTGAAATTTAAAGACACAACATTTCGGATTACAAAGCTGTATATGATTAAGATTTAAGACGACTCCGAGATTTAAGATAGTCATCTGAAACTTACAAAGCTGTTCTATGATATGTTTCCATGGTAGACCTCCAATTTGGAAGTAGCTCTAATTTAACATAAAACAAAAAATTAAGTTTTCAACTCGCACATGAAGTAATAACCATAAATAACTAGCAAGCGTATAAAAGGGTCCAGCGCGCCCCTCCTCTGGGACGGTTCAGGGTTAATAAGTACCTTCGGAAGGCCATTGGTTCAGCTTGCCTGCTTCAGAATCAAGTGGACCGATGTAGAAAGACTCCTTCGGATCACCTGCCAATATTTATACAACTTTCTTTAACGTCACATAATTACAATCAAATAGACCATTACAATTGAACCATCCCGGCCAGTCCAGAAGATAAAAAGTCATAATTCCATGTGTTCTGACCCGTCCCGAAACAACCCGACATGGATCATGTTTGTTAGGACAGTATTAAACAATAGAAATAAGTAATGAAAAGAGTAAGGCAAGTAAACCTTTAGCTGTGGGAGAAGGGTCAAGTTTTTCAGCATAAAGTGCAGTATATCCTCGATTTCCTTTCCTCGCCAATTTCATCTTGTCTTCCAGCGGAAGCGAATAGAATTTTCGAGCTCCATCAAATAGTTTATTGAGTAGATCTTTGTCAATGCCATGGTTAACAATGTAGAAGAACCCTGTTTCGACACATGCCTACAATACACATTTAACAAACAAAGTGAACCGTTGTTACTTATTAGATCATACATCGAGATATCGACAAATTGCTACTATATATTACAGTATATCATAATTCTtgaattatactccctccgtctcggtcatttgttatctacaaagaccaagaaaatgagaaaaaaaaaaaagagaaaaataatgataaataaaggaGCTATCTCACATGTCCAGTTACCCATATCACATACCCCACTTGTCCACTTGCCTAAATTTACCAAAAgtagaaatagataacaaatgagtGATACACCCCAAAaaagaaatagataacaattgaccggacggagggagtatatttttataAATCAATGTTATATGGCTCAATGAGTCATACTAATACAAGAAGTATGTAAAACACACTATTTTCATctgtttttttataaaacaaaaaaaaaaattacaagtctaattgtttgttttaaatattcaatttgattTTCCATTTTTTCTTATATATATCTTCATTGTCCAGTTTTATTATCATTTTAAGCTTTTAAGGCCTTAAATTCTTCAATTCTACGGAGTACATCTACGATCAGAGATACGGACTAGCTAGTAGACATAGTGGCCTGTAGGCTGGTCAAACATAAGGGCTGACCCGACCCATCCCTTGGGCCACTTTTGGCCAGACCAACCCGGCCTGCATGCAGCCCGTACAGGTCCATCTCTTTTCCCGGGCCAGTCTCGAGTCCCGAATATTAAACCCGGCCCGGCCCCAACACGGACCCATCATAAGCTCACGCCTCCGATCAATTTTTGCCAGACTCGCATGCGGCCAGGCTCGCCCCGTTTGACCACCCCTAGTGGCTTGTGGGACAAGACTCAAGAGTACATACAATCTTgaaaacactttttggccaaacacatcaTTATTTTATTGTCTTCTCTCGTGAGGATAAattcaaacataaataaatattgaGTGAAATGAAAAAAGTACTTATTTATTGTCTGCCTATACTATTACCGGAATATGTGCTCGAGTGCTATGGTTTTAAGTGAAAATTGCTCGTCAATttgtcatttaatttaaatattagTCTTTACCCCTTACCAATCTTTTGTCTTCTTAATTTGTTTTTCATGCTATTATGGGATGAATAATCATAAAGATTCGTTTGAGATGAAATGAGTATTATAGACTTTTTTTGTGTCATTGTCAAAAAATTCAAGTTTAAGGGTAGGCCTTATCCAGTCTAGAGCACCGGCCTCTTTGAGAACTTATATTGGTATTTACATATTAAAAGTTGGACTCTTTAACATTAAGATCAAATCATGTTAAGTAAAGTTAATAGATCTTATAACAAGTTATATgtataattaaaatatttttgtTAGACTCATTTCTAGAGTTATTGAAGTTGGCTTATTTTATAAAGGAATTTCATTCTTTCTACGGAGtataagggtgtgtttggattgagtgatttggagggaaaagaaagggagggagagtatgGGATTTAAactcccttgtttggatagcaaataagggtggagggaaatggaggtggagagatttggagggatacattttccctcctccaaggcatATCAAAATCTCTCCATGACAAAGTaaaagatttggaaggaaattgtatccaaacacccactccCCATTTGCCCTCTCCTTCCcttacctccctttctcttccctccttccccctcccctccctttccctccacttttgctatccaaacacaccctaagaccttgtttggataggaaaaaaAGGAAGGGAAAAGAAGGGCAGGGGGAAGGATGGAAGAGAAAGGAATGGAAGGGGAGGGGAGAGAGAATGAATGAGATgattttccttccaaatcttgtcTTTATTGGTTGAgaaataatttgccttgtaggagggaaatggagggatccattttcatTCCCCTCTaattccctcccctccctttccctttaAATCCCtcaagggtgtgtttggataccattttaggagggaaggggaggggaggggagggggagtgagagGAGGGAAGGGAAGGGTAAATGAATTGAggttgtttggataacaaaattGGTGAGAGGGAAATGGAAAGGGAGGAAGGAGAATGGATGGAGGATGCTAATAGTATATGATGAATAAGGAGAGATATTATGTCGTCTGATATGTCATGTGTGTGAGTGTATTAGATTTTTAGTAAGGGTAAAATTGTCTTTTTCTAATTAAATG
It includes:
- the LOC141590944 gene encoding azadirone synthase LFS-like — translated: MQETQRKKMEQKAHVIDLPVIDLTAPDQLSTAALIRQACVETGFFYIVNHGIDKDLLNKLFDGARKFYSLPLEDKMKLARKGNRGYTALYAEKLDPSPTAKGDPKESFYIGPLDSEAGKLNQWPSEELLPNWRSTMETYHRTALRAARSLLSLVALALDQDEVFLKENGFMDSPMGFLRLLRYPGDLGGSNDQDILGASAHSDYGMMALLATDGVPGLQVCRERDREPRIWEDVPHIEGALIVNIGDMMERWTNGIFRSTLHRVKPNGKERYSAPFFIDPPEEFVVQCLETCCSDSNPSRFPPIRAIDYLEERFRVTHATAT